A genomic stretch from Gemmatimonadaceae bacterium includes:
- the mfd gene encoding transcription-repair coupling factor: MGLPRLLDAVEALPAFSRVLKALPGPGVSLRVGGLAGSSDAVLIAALARAMPQRLVVVVADQLAEAERWLADLQSLVDDIPVALYPPREGFGEVEPHAEVAGERVETLEKLGRSRVRLLLTTARAILEQTPLPRALAGARLELRKGDVRRPEELSAHLESIGFERVTMVEDVAQFSVRGGIFDIYSFGMAEPVRLEFWGDDIVELRHFDLNSQRSTRDADLALILPVDGRVKDETGTLERVTLPELWPPDAIVVMPTGGSVLPELVRTWEEAEHHIELARRRGEAFVSRASLFVPPPQMASRLARFGTLRLAPPPQRAASASSADVQPAGPDPDIAFAIRPPETISRDLRVLRRLQRDGLHTVILCDNAGQAERLDELLGEDGPIAASLTIGVLGGGFIVPNVVRVLTDHEIFRRDRRLRRTRKYTTGSALDSLGALKAGDYVVHLEHGIGIYRGIEKIFVRESTIEAAVIEYEGGDRLNVPLYRIDQIERYRSAHDVSEDAPAPRLHKLGGNRWKQQREKTRMAILEMTQELLDLYARRKISTRPPHAVDGAWQRQLESSFLFEDTPDQRKATTDVKRDLESDRPMDRLLVGDVGYGKTEIAIRAAFKAVQSGRQVAVLVPTTILAEQHARSFGDRLADFPVTIEVMSRFQTAKEQAVVVEKLRKKQVDIVIGTHRLLSPDVQFADLGLIVVDEEHRFGVKHKERLKQLKLQTDVLTLTATPIPRTLHQSLAGLRDLTIMQTPPRDRSPVLTFVEPWDDALIEEAVSRELDRGGQVFFVHNRIETIQAIADHIQRLVPRAKVDIGHGQMKERDLESVMSRFVEGEVDILVSTLIVESGLDVPNANTMLVNRADHLGLAQLYQLRGRVGRSHRRAYCFLLVPDRIDDDAERRLAVLEHHTELGSGYRIALKDLEMRGAGNLLGPEQSGFVHSVGFDLYLRLLDETVRQLSEGDGQKAWIPADVSLDFASYLPDDYIVSQDAKLDVYRRLTAMRASKDIEALQAEVRDRFGPLPPSALALFGSAMLRVLGATLGVDGVLVRASEARVSFRADAIPRLKGLSSAFHEVQFQVDVRRTQPLALKLTRLGGAEMLEGLVRALRALAA, translated from the coding sequence ATGGGTCTCCCGCGACTTCTCGACGCTGTCGAAGCGTTACCGGCGTTTTCCCGTGTGCTGAAGGCATTGCCGGGCCCGGGCGTTTCGCTGCGCGTTGGTGGGCTGGCCGGCAGCAGCGATGCCGTGCTGATCGCTGCGCTCGCGCGCGCCATGCCGCAACGACTGGTGGTGGTCGTCGCCGACCAGCTTGCGGAAGCCGAACGGTGGCTTGCCGACCTGCAGTCGCTGGTTGACGACATTCCGGTGGCGCTGTATCCGCCGCGCGAAGGTTTCGGGGAAGTGGAACCGCACGCCGAAGTGGCCGGTGAGCGGGTGGAGACGCTGGAAAAACTGGGCCGAAGCCGCGTGCGATTGTTGCTGACGACGGCCCGCGCCATTCTCGAGCAGACGCCGCTGCCGCGCGCCTTGGCCGGTGCGCGACTGGAACTACGCAAGGGCGATGTGCGACGTCCGGAAGAGTTGTCCGCCCACCTGGAATCCATCGGGTTTGAGCGGGTGACGATGGTGGAGGACGTCGCGCAGTTCTCGGTGCGCGGTGGCATTTTCGATATCTATTCGTTTGGCATGGCCGAGCCGGTGCGCCTCGAATTCTGGGGCGACGATATCGTCGAGCTGCGGCACTTCGACCTGAATTCGCAGCGCAGCACGCGGGACGCCGACCTGGCGCTCATTCTGCCGGTGGATGGCCGCGTGAAGGATGAAACCGGCACGCTCGAGCGCGTCACGCTGCCGGAGTTGTGGCCCCCCGATGCCATCGTGGTGATGCCAACCGGGGGCTCGGTGCTGCCGGAGCTGGTGCGCACCTGGGAGGAGGCTGAACATCATATCGAGTTGGCGCGCCGTCGAGGCGAGGCCTTTGTCTCGCGCGCCTCGCTGTTTGTGCCACCACCGCAGATGGCGTCGCGGCTGGCGCGCTTTGGCACGCTGCGTCTGGCGCCACCGCCGCAGCGCGCCGCGAGTGCTTCCAGTGCCGATGTGCAGCCGGCGGGACCCGATCCCGACATCGCCTTCGCGATCCGACCGCCGGAAACCATTTCGCGCGACCTGCGCGTGCTGCGCCGCCTGCAACGTGACGGATTGCACACGGTCATCCTGTGCGACAATGCGGGACAGGCGGAACGTCTCGACGAGCTGCTGGGTGAAGACGGACCCATCGCCGCGTCGCTGACCATCGGCGTGTTGGGTGGCGGCTTCATCGTGCCGAACGTGGTGCGCGTGCTCACCGACCACGAGATCTTCCGCCGTGACCGGCGTCTGCGCCGCACGCGCAAGTACACCACGGGATCGGCGCTCGACTCGCTGGGCGCCCTCAAGGCCGGCGACTACGTGGTGCACCTCGAGCACGGCATCGGCATCTATCGCGGCATCGAAAAGATCTTCGTTCGCGAAAGCACGATCGAGGCGGCGGTCATCGAGTACGAAGGCGGTGATCGCCTGAACGTGCCCTTGTATCGCATCGATCAGATCGAGCGATATCGCAGCGCCCATGACGTGTCCGAGGACGCCCCGGCGCCGCGACTGCACAAGCTGGGCGGCAATCGCTGGAAGCAGCAGCGCGAGAAGACCCGCATGGCGATTCTCGAGATGACGCAGGAGCTGCTCGACCTCTATGCGCGTCGCAAGATCAGTACGCGGCCGCCGCACGCGGTCGATGGCGCGTGGCAACGGCAGTTGGAAAGTTCATTTCTGTTTGAAGACACGCCCGATCAACGCAAGGCCACCACCGACGTCAAGCGGGACCTCGAGAGCGATCGCCCCATGGACCGGCTGCTGGTGGGCGACGTCGGCTACGGCAAGACCGAGATCGCGATACGCGCCGCCTTCAAAGCCGTGCAGAGCGGGCGGCAGGTGGCCGTGCTGGTGCCAACCACGATCCTGGCCGAGCAGCACGCCCGCAGCTTTGGCGATCGGCTGGCGGACTTTCCCGTCACGATCGAAGTGATGAGCCGATTCCAGACCGCGAAGGAGCAGGCCGTGGTCGTGGAGAAGCTGCGCAAGAAGCAGGTCGACATCGTCATCGGCACGCACCGATTGCTCAGCCCCGACGTGCAGTTTGCCGACCTGGGACTCATTGTGGTGGATGAAGAGCATCGCTTCGGCGTGAAGCACAAGGAGCGGCTCAAGCAGCTCAAGCTGCAGACCGATGTGCTGACGCTGACGGCCACGCCGATCCCGCGCACGTTGCACCAATCGCTGGCCGGCCTGCGCGATCTCACCATCATGCAGACACCGCCGCGCGATCGATCGCCCGTGCTCACCTTCGTCGAGCCGTGGGACGACGCCCTCATCGAAGAAGCGGTCTCCCGCGAACTCGATCGCGGCGGGCAGGTGTTCTTCGTGCACAACCGCATCGAGACGATTCAGGCCATCGCCGATCATATCCAGCGCCTGGTGCCCCGGGCCAAGGTGGATATCGGCCATGGTCAGATGAAGGAGCGCGACCTTGAATCGGTGATGAGTCGATTTGTCGAGGGCGAGGTGGACATTCTCGTGTCCACACTGATTGTCGAGAGCGGGCTGGATGTGCCCAACGCCAACACCATGCTGGTCAATCGGGCCGACCACCTGGGGCTGGCCCAGTTGTATCAGTTGCGGGGGCGGGTGGGCCGGTCGCACCGACGGGCCTACTGTTTCCTGCTGGTGCCTGACCGCATCGATGACGATGCCGAGCGACGCCTGGCCGTGCTGGAACACCACACGGAACTGGGTTCAGGGTACCGGATTGCGCTCAAGGACCTGGAAATGCGCGGAGCGGGCAATCTCCTTGGTCCCGAACAGTCGGGATTCGTCCACTCGGTGGGGTTTGACCTCTACCTCCGCCTGCTGGACGAGACGGTGCGCCAGCTGTCCGAGGGCGACGGCCAGAAGGCCTGGATCCCGGCCGACGTCTCGTTGGACTTCGCGTCGTACTTACCGGACGACTACATCGTGTCACAGGACGCCAAGCTGGATGTCTACCGCCGGCTCACCGCCATGCGGGCGTCCAAGGACATCGAGGCCCTGCAGGCCGAGGTCCGGGACCGGTTCGGCCCGTTGCCGCCCTCGGCCCTGGCTCTCTTCGGCAGCGCCATGCTGCGGGTGCTCGGGGCCACCCTCGGAGTGGACGGGGTGCTTGTGCGCGCCTCCGAAGCCCGTGTTAGTTTCAGGGCTGACGCTATTCCGCGCCTCAAAGGGCTGTCGTCGGCGTTCCACGAGGTCCAGTTCCAGGTGGACGTTCGGCGGACGCAACCGTTGGCACTCAAACTGACCCGGTTGGGCGGCGCGGAAATGCTCGAGGGGCTGGTGCGCGCGTTACGGGCGTTGGCCGCTTGA
- a CDS encoding peptidylprolyl isomerase, translated as MTSYRLPALAAVDFAIACGASNPDVAAKVGGQQLSVTRLADILGTSQAPLEKDVARSIAELWVNYQLIGMAASKGDSMSDKKTMDDALWSSIENMRVKKFYDTYQKTWDTVKVGTDEERYNAGEGMAARHILVKVEANATPEQREAARKKAEAIRAEATPANFIKLTAKSDEPGAAERGGDLGLFGKGQMVAAFEKCVMDIKPGEISPVCQTEFGYHVILRSSYADVKDKFAPLAKQRNTAIADSVYLAGAEKAAKVELSSGAAITAKAIARNSLGYVKDNKAIATYKGGELTNSEFADWLGAYPPQSQVKPQLIGAPDTLVEKFVKQIVRNELMLRAADSTKMTVDTAEMGNLYLNFKNAVTQTWTALGIDPAKLADSAKTGGDKAKIAAARIETFFDKLVKNEAQFVDVPYPVARALQHKFDYAVNDAGLDKVVERAKTVRATADSLKAKQGPPPGAPAPGAAPIPTKPPVPPAQKP; from the coding sequence ATGACATCGTATCGTTTGCCAGCTCTTGCCGCTGTCGACTTCGCCATCGCGTGTGGCGCCTCCAATCCCGATGTGGCCGCCAAGGTGGGCGGGCAACAACTCTCCGTCACGCGACTGGCCGATATCCTCGGCACCTCGCAGGCGCCGCTGGAAAAGGACGTCGCTCGCTCCATCGCCGAGCTGTGGGTCAACTATCAGTTGATCGGCATGGCGGCTTCGAAGGGCGATTCCATGAGCGACAAGAAGACGATGGACGACGCGCTCTGGTCGAGCATTGAGAACATGCGGGTGAAGAAGTTCTATGACACGTATCAGAAGACGTGGGACACCGTCAAGGTGGGCACGGACGAAGAGCGCTACAACGCCGGCGAAGGCATGGCCGCTCGTCACATCCTGGTGAAGGTGGAAGCGAACGCCACCCCTGAGCAGCGCGAAGCCGCGCGCAAGAAGGCCGAAGCCATTCGTGCCGAAGCGACGCCCGCCAACTTCATCAAGCTCACCGCCAAGAGTGACGAACCGGGGGCGGCCGAACGTGGTGGCGATCTCGGCTTGTTCGGGAAGGGACAGATGGTGGCCGCTTTCGAGAAGTGCGTCATGGACATCAAGCCGGGCGAGATCAGCCCGGTCTGCCAGACGGAGTTCGGCTACCATGTCATTCTCCGCTCGTCGTATGCGGACGTGAAAGACAAGTTCGCGCCGTTGGCCAAGCAGCGGAACACGGCCATCGCCGACAGTGTGTACCTCGCAGGAGCGGAGAAGGCGGCCAAGGTTGAGCTGAGCAGCGGCGCGGCGATCACGGCCAAGGCCATCGCGCGCAATTCGCTCGGCTACGTCAAGGACAACAAGGCCATCGCCACGTACAAGGGCGGGGAACTGACGAACTCCGAATTCGCCGACTGGCTGGGCGCCTATCCGCCCCAGTCCCAGGTCAAGCCACAGTTGATTGGTGCGCCGGATACGCTGGTGGAAAAGTTTGTCAAGCAGATTGTACGCAACGAGCTGATGTTGCGGGCGGCCGACAGCACCAAGATGACGGTGGACACGGCCGAGATGGGCAATCTCTACCTGAACTTCAAGAACGCAGTCACGCAGACGTGGACGGCGTTGGGCATTGACCCGGCCAAGCTGGCCGACAGCGCGAAGACCGGCGGCGACAAGGCCAAGATTGCGGCCGCGCGTATCGAGACGTTCTTCGACAAGCTCGTGAAGAACGAAGCGCAGTTTGTCGACGTGCCGTATCCGGTGGCACGCGCACTGCAGCACAAGTTTGACTACGCGGTGAACGACGCCGGCCTCGATAAGGTGGTCGAGCGGGCGAAGACGGTGCGCGCCACGGCCGATTCGCTCAAGGCCAAGCAGGGTCCGCCTCCGGGCGCGCCGGCTCCGGGAGCCGCTCCGATTCCCACCAAGCCGCCAGTCCCGCCCGCTCAGAAACCTTGA